The following coding sequences are from one Cystobacter fuscus DSM 2262 window:
- a CDS encoding pilus assembly FimT family protein — protein MKRTRRNTGFSLLELMTVVGIIGILAALSLAALEVLPQRTRLTGGALEFAAVISSARSQAYGRNQRVAVVINAATQNLGQPIRYWVVVDKWSDLAKALSNTPNWTGLNDLKPTSPSKTEDAFMMYDSGHFNSSVRVYPPGFIGAVGSMTHPSCGKSEFADIRLARGQPSSSDDIFPPPYCFVPSSKGCTFCSGDGVSQPVRGVIFFEPDGSVRFADASGTLSNVGAASITFRPTDSGLENVQAVVITNTGLVRTFSASTR, from the coding sequence ATGAAGCGAACCCGTCGCAATACCGGCTTCTCCCTGCTTGAGCTGATGACGGTGGTGGGCATCATCGGCATCCTCGCCGCGCTGTCGCTGGCCGCGTTGGAGGTGTTGCCACAGCGCACGCGGCTGACGGGCGGCGCGCTCGAGTTCGCCGCCGTCATCTCCAGTGCCCGCTCCCAGGCCTACGGCCGCAACCAGCGCGTGGCGGTGGTGATCAACGCCGCCACCCAGAATCTCGGCCAGCCCATCCGCTACTGGGTGGTGGTGGACAAATGGTCGGACCTGGCCAAGGCGCTGAGCAACACGCCGAATTGGACGGGGCTGAATGACCTCAAGCCCACTTCTCCGTCGAAGACGGAGGATGCCTTCATGATGTACGACTCCGGGCACTTCAACTCGTCGGTGCGGGTGTATCCGCCTGGTTTCATCGGCGCGGTGGGCTCGATGACGCACCCGTCCTGCGGCAAGTCGGAGTTCGCCGACATCCGTCTGGCGCGTGGGCAGCCCTCGAGCTCCGACGACATCTTCCCGCCGCCCTACTGCTTCGTGCCGAGCAGCAAGGGGTGCACCTTCTGCTCCGGAGATGGTGTCTCGCAGCCCGTGCGCGGCGTCATCTTCTTCGAACCGGATGGCTCCGTGCGGTTCGCCGACGCGTCGGGGACTCTTTCCAACGTGGGCGCGGCCTCCATCACCTTCCGGCCCACCGACAGCGGGCTGGAGAATGTCCAGGCCGTCGTCATCACCAACACCGGTCTTGTGCGGACCTTTTCGGCGTCCACGAGGTGA
- a CDS encoding PilW family protein: MRQRQGFSLIELLVSSAVTFLTVLTVSAAFLNYSQSFYTQAGIRGGQASLRQSHLMVIRNLRMAGYGIDPHLAFDFPDGWRRNDTNNRSNRLVFRMRNPAFNAMATKIDGSSITLSAPLRERLRQGQIIQAVCNGSASWSYAQLSADAMAGSSALQLAPATNKFPNKNGDFNTASCFKTAGINNKVYIFKIDVYDYSIRFIDGRPYLFRQHGLGPKSSIDPYGEPVAEDIEAFRVTFLREDGTPFIPNPAEPAPTYETAADHADRLNKNPANIRAVIVGMVARSSTRDLSTTADNSIPPFSKREESVAAFNPTAGDRAQELPLENKIELDRATNQKLSPGIRRVVSEMTVQVRNMRSSEMPLPLYSLATGSCEGSVPSDDYNCAGG, from the coding sequence ATGAGACAACGGCAAGGCTTCTCCCTCATCGAGCTGCTGGTGAGCTCCGCCGTGACCTTCCTCACGGTGCTCACGGTCTCCGCCGCGTTCCTCAACTACTCCCAGTCCTTCTACACACAGGCGGGGATTCGGGGGGGACAGGCCTCGTTGCGGCAGAGTCACCTGATGGTGATCCGCAACCTGCGCATGGCGGGCTATGGCATTGATCCCCACCTGGCCTTTGACTTTCCCGATGGCTGGCGGCGCAACGATACGAACAACAGGTCCAACCGGCTCGTCTTCCGGATGCGCAACCCGGCGTTCAACGCCATGGCCACGAAGATCGACGGCTCGTCCATCACCCTCTCCGCGCCGCTGCGGGAGAGGCTGCGTCAGGGACAGATCATCCAGGCCGTGTGCAATGGATCCGCCAGCTGGTCCTATGCGCAACTGAGCGCGGATGCGATGGCGGGCAGCAGCGCCCTGCAACTGGCGCCCGCGACCAACAAGTTCCCCAACAAGAACGGCGATTTCAACACCGCGAGCTGCTTCAAGACGGCCGGAATCAACAACAAGGTCTACATCTTCAAGATCGACGTCTACGACTACTCCATCCGGTTCATCGATGGCCGCCCCTACCTCTTTCGCCAGCATGGGCTCGGCCCCAAGTCCTCGATCGACCCCTATGGTGAGCCGGTGGCCGAGGACATCGAGGCGTTCCGCGTCACCTTCCTTCGGGAGGATGGCACGCCCTTCATCCCGAATCCCGCGGAGCCCGCGCCGACCTACGAGACGGCCGCGGACCATGCGGACCGTCTGAACAAGAACCCGGCCAACATCCGCGCGGTCATCGTGGGCATGGTGGCGCGCAGCAGCACCCGGGATCTGTCCACGACCGCGGACAACAGCATCCCCCCGTTCAGCAAGCGGGAGGAGTCGGTGGCGGCTTTCAATCCGACGGCGGGTGATCGCGCGCAGGAGCTCCCGCTGGAGAACAAGATCGAGCTGGATCGGGCCACCAACCAGAAGCTGAGCCCGGGAATCCGGCGGGTGGTGTCCGAGATGACCGTGCAGGTGCGCAACATGCGCTCCTCGGAGATGCCTCTCCCTCTCTATTCGCTGGCGACGGGCTCCTGCGAGGGCAGCGTTCCCAGCGACGACTACAACTGTGCTGGCGGCTAG
- a CDS encoding type IV pilus modification PilV family protein translates to MLPRASFRPRHGFTTIEALVAAVVFLLGLSGLLGALTQARNATGQARRYMQATDIANDLVEQIQLWRFDDPRLDPKAGVCNDDPLDKAGAMLKSKESAEYVAYTKCMRDDFDIKPNNRQWSGLAAPEFKDEQGNTTTYWRYFMVRKQVVNPSVTRLQIWVKVRYDDAGEPRVVTTQAMRIQMLGLQ, encoded by the coding sequence ATGCTGCCAAGGGCCTCCTTCCGCCCACGCCACGGCTTCACGACCATCGAGGCGCTCGTCGCCGCGGTGGTGTTCCTCCTGGGTCTTTCCGGTCTGCTGGGCGCGCTCACCCAGGCGCGCAACGCCACGGGCCAGGCGCGCCGGTACATGCAGGCCACCGACATCGCCAATGACCTGGTCGAGCAGATCCAACTCTGGCGCTTCGACGACCCGCGCCTGGACCCCAAGGCCGGCGTGTGCAATGACGATCCCCTGGACAAGGCGGGCGCCATGCTCAAGTCCAAGGAGTCCGCTGAATACGTGGCCTACACGAAGTGCATGCGGGACGACTTCGACATCAAGCCCAACAACCGGCAGTGGTCGGGGCTGGCGGCGCCCGAGTTCAAGGACGAGCAGGGCAATACGACCACCTACTGGCGCTACTTCATGGTCCGCAAGCAGGTCGTGAACCCGAGCGTTACGCGTCTACAGATCTGGGTGAAGGTGCGCTACGACGACGCGGGCGAGCCGCGGGTCGTGACCACCCAGGCGATGCGCATTCAGATGCTGGGGCTCCAGTGA